From the genome of Papaver somniferum cultivar HN1 chromosome 2, ASM357369v1, whole genome shotgun sequence, one region includes:
- the LOC113347550 gene encoding VQ motif-containing protein 9-like — MEKSCHSSSTSGGDSITSSSTNNNNNPNNNNNRQNPSDHFLKHLNKISHKISKQPIVKKTPPLPPLDQHNNHHQNQNLHQQQQQQQQSQTQSQNQELQNQHNQQLQQQQQPPVYNINKSDFRDVVQKLTGSPAHHDRFSTPPPIQPPKPPSSRLHRIRPPPLQPPRPTSPLNNPAAFIPQSQPPLPNTNPNFNNNNPGSSSFGGRQVTPLSPLPPFPSVHGAAESPISAYMRYLQSTTPTLDAESRKFTGFSSVPPILSPKWNNQPNSFFQQQQQQFLLPSPNSMANSQFPMPNSPLGFGLLSPSLLFSPTSGQLGFPQFPPSPRLPLLSPRWRGV; from the coding sequence ATGGAGAAAAGCTGTCACTCATCATCTACTTCTGGAGGAGATTCTATAACCAGTAGCAGcactaataataataacaatcctaacaataataataatagacaGAACCCAAGTGATCATTTTCTCAAACATCTCAATAAAATCTCTCATAAGATTTCTAAACAGCCAATCGTTAAGAAAAcccctcctcttcctcctcttgatCAGCACAATAACCACCATCagaatcaaaatcttcatcaacaacaacagcagcagcagcaaagtcAAACCCAGAGTCAGAATCAAGAACTACAGAACCAACATAATCAGCAGttacagcaacagcaacaaccacCTGTTTATAATATAAACAAGAGTGATTTTAGAGATGTAGTACAAAAATTAACAGGTTCACCAGCACATCATGATAGAttctcaacaccaccaccaaTTCAACCACCTAAACCACCAAGTTCTCGACTTCATCGTATTCGTCCACCACCTTTACAACCACCTAGACCTACTTCTCCACTAAACAACCCCGCCGCTTTCATACCTCAATCACAACCTCCTCTTCCGaatacaaaccctaacttcaataaCAACAACCCAGGCAGTAGTAGCTTTGGAGGTAGACAAGTAACACCATTATCACCACTACCACCATTTCCATCTGTACATGGTGCAGCAGAATCACCAATCTCTGCTTACATGAGATACCTACAAAGTACAACACCAACACTAGATGCAGAATCAAGAAAGTTCACTGGGTTCTCTTCAGTTCCACCAATACTTTCACCTAAATGGAATAATCAACCAAACTCGTTTtttcaacagcaacagcagcagtttcTTCTTCCTTCGCCCAATTCAATGGCTAATTCGCAGTTTCCGATGCCTAATTCGCCTTTGGGATTCGGATTGCTCTCACCAAGTCTGCTTTTTTCGCCTACAAGTGGTCAATTAGGGTTTCCTCAGTTCCCTCCTTCACCAAGGTTGCCATTGCTGAGTCCAAGATGGAGAGGTGTTTAA